Proteins encoded in a region of the Gopherus flavomarginatus isolate rGopFla2 chromosome 19, rGopFla2.mat.asm, whole genome shotgun sequence genome:
- the NUP88 gene encoding nuclear pore complex protein Nup88 isoform X3, producing the protein MVLELPKRWGKNSEFEGGKPTVNCSTIPVAERFFTSSTSLTLKHVAWYPSETLEPYVVLLTSDNTIRIYSLKVPQTPVKVIALSDAEEENLMLNKGRAYTASLGETAVAFDFGPLVSVPKNIAGQRGREEVLAYPLYILYENGETFLTYISLLQSTGKLGKLLGPLPMHPTAEDNYGYDACAVLCLPCVPNILVIATESGMLYHCVVLEGEEDDEQTSEKSWDPRSDLIPSLYVFECVELELALKLASGEEEEPLESDFSCPIKLHRDPKCPSRYHCIHEAGVHSVGLTWIHKLHKFLGSDEEDKDSLQELGAEQKCFVEHILCTKPLPCRQPAPIRGFWIVSDILGPTMICITSTYECITRPLLTTVHPASPPLLCTREDTEITVSPLRILAKSQHSFEKHIRSILQRSSANPLLLKSADKDASPPPEECLQLLSRATQVFREEYILKQDLAKEEIQQRVKLLRAQKNKQLEDLKYCQVERKSLREMAERLAEKYEEAKEKQEDIMNRMKKVLRSFHSQLPVLSDSERDMKKELQMIHDQLQHLGNAIKQVKMKKDYQQRKIEKGISPRKPTITLSAYQSKCIQTVLKEEGEHIREMVTQINDIRSHVNF; encoded by the exons ATGGTACTGGAGTTGCCTAAACGCTGGGGCAAGAACTCagaatttgaaggtggaaaaCCAACTGTTAATTGTAG CACCATTCCTGTTGCTGAAAGGTTCTTCACTAGTTCAACATCCCTGACCCTAAAACATGTGGCCTGGTATCCCAGTGAGACATTAGAACCATATGTAGTGCTGTTGACTTCGGATAACACTATAAG GATTTACAGTCTGAAGGTGCCACAGACACCTGTGAAGGTGATTGCTCTTTCAGATGCTGAGGAGGAAAATTTAATGCTCAATAAAGG GAGAGCGTACACAGCATCACTAGGAGAGACTGCAGTGGCATTTGATTTTGGGCCTCTGGTATCTGTTCCGAAGAACATAGCTGGGCAGCGAGGGAGAGAAGAAGTATTGGCATATCCACTATACATATTATATGAAAATGGAGAGACCTTTCTCACATATATTAGCCTCTTACAAAG CACTGGAAAACTTGGCAAGTTATTGGGCCCATTGCCCATGCACCCCACAGCTGAAGATAACTATGGCTATGATGCTTGTGCTGTTCTGTGCCTGCCCTGTGTTCCCAACATCTTGGTGATTGCCACCGAGTCAGGAATGCTTTATCACTGTGTGGTactggagggagaagaggatgatGAGCAAACG TCAGAAAAGTCTTGGGACCCAAGATCTGACCTCATCCCTTCTCTGTACGTGTTTGAATGTGTTGAATTGGAACTTGCACTGAAACTGGcatcaggagaagaggaagagccTTTAGAATCTGACTTCTCTTGCCCAATTAAACTGCACAGAG ATCCTAAATGTCCCTCTAGATATCACTGTATACATGAAGCTGGTGTGCACAGTGTTGGACTAACATGGATCCACAAACTTCACAAATTCCTTGGGTCAG ATGAGGAAGATAAGGACAGTTTACAAGAACTTGGAGCAGAACAAAAGTGCTTTGTGGAACACATTCTTTGTACAAAGCCATTGCCGTGCAG GCAGCCTGCTCCCATTAGAGGATTTTGGATAGTCTCTGACATCTTAGGGCCCACAATGATCTGCATCACCAGCACCTATGAATGTATCACGCGGCCTCTTCT AACGACAGTCCATCCAGCATCCCCTCCGCTCCTGTGTACAAGAGAGGACACTGAAATTACGGTCTCACCTCTTCGTATCCTAGCTAAATCACAGCATTCATTTGAGAAGCACATCCGAAGCATCCTGCAGCGCAGCTCTGCTAATCCATTGCTTTTGAA GTCTGCTGACAAAGATGCGTCTCCTCCCCCAGAGGAATGTCTTCAGCTCCTAAGCAGAGCCACACAGGTGTTCAGGGAAGAATATATTCTGAAACAGGATCTGGCAAAAGAGGAGATCCAGCAAAG AGTGAAATTGCTGAGGGCACAGAAAAATAAGCAACTGGAAGATCTTAAGTACTGTCAAGTGGAAAG GAAGAGTCTGCGGGAAATGGCTGAGCGCTTGGCTGAGAAGTATGAGGAAGCTAAAGAAAAACAAGAAGATATTATGAATAG GATGAAGAAAGTGCTTCGCAGTTTTCACTCTCAGCTTCCAGTTCTGTCAGATAGCGAGAGAGACATGAAGAAAGAATTACAGATGATACATGATCAACTGCAGCACTTAGGAAATGCTATCAAACAG GTGAAAATGAAAAAGGATTATCAGCAAAGAAAGATAGAAAAGGGGATCAGTCCACGAAAACCTACCATAACCCTCAGTGCCTACCAGAGCAAGTGCATCCAGACAGTTCTGAAAGAAGA
- the NUP88 gene encoding nuclear pore complex protein Nup88 isoform X1, producing MAADGEPADEWRAALPHHAVLCRLREQSAKRPSPSGPTRSLIFGLDADLFLWDAERGAFYTLSLRGLRGAEPGGLGRYQTLFCINPPLFEVYETLLSPTQHHVALIGIKGLMVLELPKRWGKNSEFEGGKPTVNCSTIPVAERFFTSSTSLTLKHVAWYPSETLEPYVVLLTSDNTIRIYSLKVPQTPVKVIALSDAEEENLMLNKGRAYTASLGETAVAFDFGPLVSVPKNIAGQRGREEVLAYPLYILYENGETFLTYISLLQSTGKLGKLLGPLPMHPTAEDNYGYDACAVLCLPCVPNILVIATESGMLYHCVVLEGEEDDEQTSEKSWDPRSDLIPSLYVFECVELELALKLASGEEEEPLESDFSCPIKLHRDPKCPSRYHCIHEAGVHSVGLTWIHKLHKFLGSDEEDKDSLQELGAEQKCFVEHILCTKPLPCRQPAPIRGFWIVSDILGPTMICITSTYECITRPLLTTVHPASPPLLCTREDTEITVSPLRILAKSQHSFEKHIRSILQRSSANPLLLKSADKDASPPPEECLQLLSRATQVFREEYILKQDLAKEEIQQRVKLLRAQKNKQLEDLKYCQVERKSLREMAERLAEKYEEAKEKQEDIMNRMKKVLRSFHSQLPVLSDSERDMKKELQMIHDQLQHLGNAIKQVKMKKDYQQRKIEKGISPRKPTITLSAYQSKCIQTVLKEEGEHIREMVTQINDIRSHVNF from the exons ATGGCGGCCGACGGGGAGCCGGCGGACGAGTGGCGGGCGGCGCTGCCGCACCATGCCGTGCTGTGCCGCCTGCGGGAGCAGAGCGCGAAGAGACCCAGCCCCTCCGGGCCGACCCGCAGCCTCATCTTCGGGCTGGACGCGGACCTGTTCCTGTGGGACGCGGAGCGCGGCGCCTTCTACACCCTCAGCCTGCGGGGCCTGAGGGGCGCGGAGCCCGGGGGGCTGGGCCGGTACCAG acCCTGTTTTGCATAAACCCACCCCTTTTTGAGGTCTATGAAACCCTGTTAAGTCCCACACAGCATCATGTGGCGCTCATAGGCATTAAAGGGCTGATGGTACTGGAGTTGCCTAAACGCTGGGGCAAGAACTCagaatttgaaggtggaaaaCCAACTGTTAATTGTAG CACCATTCCTGTTGCTGAAAGGTTCTTCACTAGTTCAACATCCCTGACCCTAAAACATGTGGCCTGGTATCCCAGTGAGACATTAGAACCATATGTAGTGCTGTTGACTTCGGATAACACTATAAG GATTTACAGTCTGAAGGTGCCACAGACACCTGTGAAGGTGATTGCTCTTTCAGATGCTGAGGAGGAAAATTTAATGCTCAATAAAGG GAGAGCGTACACAGCATCACTAGGAGAGACTGCAGTGGCATTTGATTTTGGGCCTCTGGTATCTGTTCCGAAGAACATAGCTGGGCAGCGAGGGAGAGAAGAAGTATTGGCATATCCACTATACATATTATATGAAAATGGAGAGACCTTTCTCACATATATTAGCCTCTTACAAAG CACTGGAAAACTTGGCAAGTTATTGGGCCCATTGCCCATGCACCCCACAGCTGAAGATAACTATGGCTATGATGCTTGTGCTGTTCTGTGCCTGCCCTGTGTTCCCAACATCTTGGTGATTGCCACCGAGTCAGGAATGCTTTATCACTGTGTGGTactggagggagaagaggatgatGAGCAAACG TCAGAAAAGTCTTGGGACCCAAGATCTGACCTCATCCCTTCTCTGTACGTGTTTGAATGTGTTGAATTGGAACTTGCACTGAAACTGGcatcaggagaagaggaagagccTTTAGAATCTGACTTCTCTTGCCCAATTAAACTGCACAGAG ATCCTAAATGTCCCTCTAGATATCACTGTATACATGAAGCTGGTGTGCACAGTGTTGGACTAACATGGATCCACAAACTTCACAAATTCCTTGGGTCAG ATGAGGAAGATAAGGACAGTTTACAAGAACTTGGAGCAGAACAAAAGTGCTTTGTGGAACACATTCTTTGTACAAAGCCATTGCCGTGCAG GCAGCCTGCTCCCATTAGAGGATTTTGGATAGTCTCTGACATCTTAGGGCCCACAATGATCTGCATCACCAGCACCTATGAATGTATCACGCGGCCTCTTCT AACGACAGTCCATCCAGCATCCCCTCCGCTCCTGTGTACAAGAGAGGACACTGAAATTACGGTCTCACCTCTTCGTATCCTAGCTAAATCACAGCATTCATTTGAGAAGCACATCCGAAGCATCCTGCAGCGCAGCTCTGCTAATCCATTGCTTTTGAA GTCTGCTGACAAAGATGCGTCTCCTCCCCCAGAGGAATGTCTTCAGCTCCTAAGCAGAGCCACACAGGTGTTCAGGGAAGAATATATTCTGAAACAGGATCTGGCAAAAGAGGAGATCCAGCAAAG AGTGAAATTGCTGAGGGCACAGAAAAATAAGCAACTGGAAGATCTTAAGTACTGTCAAGTGGAAAG GAAGAGTCTGCGGGAAATGGCTGAGCGCTTGGCTGAGAAGTATGAGGAAGCTAAAGAAAAACAAGAAGATATTATGAATAG GATGAAGAAAGTGCTTCGCAGTTTTCACTCTCAGCTTCCAGTTCTGTCAGATAGCGAGAGAGACATGAAGAAAGAATTACAGATGATACATGATCAACTGCAGCACTTAGGAAATGCTATCAAACAG GTGAAAATGAAAAAGGATTATCAGCAAAGAAAGATAGAAAAGGGGATCAGTCCACGAAAACCTACCATAACCCTCAGTGCCTACCAGAGCAAGTGCATCCAGACAGTTCTGAAAGAAGA
- the NUP88 gene encoding nuclear pore complex protein Nup88 isoform X2, with protein MAADGEPADEWRAALPHHAVLCRLREQSAKRPSPSGPTRSLIFGLDADLFLWDAERGAFYTLSLRGLRGAEPGGLGRYQTLFCINPPLFEVYETLLSPTQHHVALIGIKGLMVLELPKRWGKNSEFEGGKPTVNCSTIPVAERFFTSSTSLTLKHVAWYPSETLEPYVVLLTSDNTIRIYSLKVPQTPVKVIALSDAEEENLMLNKGRAYTASLGETAVAFDFGPLVSVPKNIAGQRGREEVLAYPLYILYENGETFLTYISLLQSTGKLGKLLGPLPMHPTAEDNYGYDACAVLCLPCVPNILVIATESGMLYHCVVLEGEEDDEQTSEKSWDPRSDLIPSLYVFECVELELALKLASGEEEEPLESDFSCPIKLHRDPKCPSRYHCIHEAGVHSVGLTWIHKLHKFLGSDEEDKDSLQELGAEQKCFVEHILCTKPLPCRQPAPIRGFWIVSDILGPTMICITSTYECITRPLLTTVHPASPPLLCTREDTEITVSPLRILAKSQHSFEKHIRSILQRSSANPLLLKSADKDASPPPEECLQLLSRATQVFREEYILKQDLAKEEIQQSCTEPTCVQAWGSTETFTMVTALPQVLKMRNYNE; from the exons ATGGCGGCCGACGGGGAGCCGGCGGACGAGTGGCGGGCGGCGCTGCCGCACCATGCCGTGCTGTGCCGCCTGCGGGAGCAGAGCGCGAAGAGACCCAGCCCCTCCGGGCCGACCCGCAGCCTCATCTTCGGGCTGGACGCGGACCTGTTCCTGTGGGACGCGGAGCGCGGCGCCTTCTACACCCTCAGCCTGCGGGGCCTGAGGGGCGCGGAGCCCGGGGGGCTGGGCCGGTACCAG acCCTGTTTTGCATAAACCCACCCCTTTTTGAGGTCTATGAAACCCTGTTAAGTCCCACACAGCATCATGTGGCGCTCATAGGCATTAAAGGGCTGATGGTACTGGAGTTGCCTAAACGCTGGGGCAAGAACTCagaatttgaaggtggaaaaCCAACTGTTAATTGTAG CACCATTCCTGTTGCTGAAAGGTTCTTCACTAGTTCAACATCCCTGACCCTAAAACATGTGGCCTGGTATCCCAGTGAGACATTAGAACCATATGTAGTGCTGTTGACTTCGGATAACACTATAAG GATTTACAGTCTGAAGGTGCCACAGACACCTGTGAAGGTGATTGCTCTTTCAGATGCTGAGGAGGAAAATTTAATGCTCAATAAAGG GAGAGCGTACACAGCATCACTAGGAGAGACTGCAGTGGCATTTGATTTTGGGCCTCTGGTATCTGTTCCGAAGAACATAGCTGGGCAGCGAGGGAGAGAAGAAGTATTGGCATATCCACTATACATATTATATGAAAATGGAGAGACCTTTCTCACATATATTAGCCTCTTACAAAG CACTGGAAAACTTGGCAAGTTATTGGGCCCATTGCCCATGCACCCCACAGCTGAAGATAACTATGGCTATGATGCTTGTGCTGTTCTGTGCCTGCCCTGTGTTCCCAACATCTTGGTGATTGCCACCGAGTCAGGAATGCTTTATCACTGTGTGGTactggagggagaagaggatgatGAGCAAACG TCAGAAAAGTCTTGGGACCCAAGATCTGACCTCATCCCTTCTCTGTACGTGTTTGAATGTGTTGAATTGGAACTTGCACTGAAACTGGcatcaggagaagaggaagagccTTTAGAATCTGACTTCTCTTGCCCAATTAAACTGCACAGAG ATCCTAAATGTCCCTCTAGATATCACTGTATACATGAAGCTGGTGTGCACAGTGTTGGACTAACATGGATCCACAAACTTCACAAATTCCTTGGGTCAG ATGAGGAAGATAAGGACAGTTTACAAGAACTTGGAGCAGAACAAAAGTGCTTTGTGGAACACATTCTTTGTACAAAGCCATTGCCGTGCAG GCAGCCTGCTCCCATTAGAGGATTTTGGATAGTCTCTGACATCTTAGGGCCCACAATGATCTGCATCACCAGCACCTATGAATGTATCACGCGGCCTCTTCT AACGACAGTCCATCCAGCATCCCCTCCGCTCCTGTGTACAAGAGAGGACACTGAAATTACGGTCTCACCTCTTCGTATCCTAGCTAAATCACAGCATTCATTTGAGAAGCACATCCGAAGCATCCTGCAGCGCAGCTCTGCTAATCCATTGCTTTTGAA GTCTGCTGACAAAGATGCGTCTCCTCCCCCAGAGGAATGTCTTCAGCTCCTAAGCAGAGCCACACAGGTGTTCAGGGAAGAATATATTCTGAAACAGGATCTGGCAAAAGAGGAGATCCAGCAAAG TTGTACAGAACCAACCTGCGTCCAAGCCTGGGGATCTACAGAGACGTTCACCATGGTAACAGCTTTGCCACAAGTACTAAAAATGAGAAATTACAATGAATAA
- the RPAIN gene encoding RPA-interacting protein isoform X1: MEALWQERRFLYKGAAAPPWKETYRRRCVERLKNSRAKLLDRYRQAGENVHCNARAALLVQEVMEEEWQALQSVNESLPSLRRKEALSQVLEDPDELAVLEEIQQELISQEQLTIEEYERSLQFDQECLHAMLDSLDAGNKIICPVCKRNNLTVMSYLVLCQCGLHISTQGMTEQKLRSLLEDSVTEHGNQCLHNPEFSITSGMEGEANLLMSCPVSLNCHGRLREASPFTCASPCSRQKQINLFNLKGCAAPLQTPPPPLPFWEASGFAKT, encoded by the exons ATGGAGGCGTTGTGGCAGGAGCGTCGCTTTCTCTACAAGGGGGCCGCAGCCCCGCCCTGGAAGGAGACCTACCGCCGG CGCTGTGTGGAGAGACTTAAAAACAGTCGTGCCAAGCTGCTGGATAGATACCGCCAGGCTGGGGAGAACGTGCACTGCAATGCCAGGGCCGCTCTTCTTGTGCAGGAGGTGATGGAGGAGGAGTGGCAGGCCTTACAGTCAGTGAATGAGAGCCTGCCCTCCCTCAGGAGAAAGGAGGCGCTGTCACAG GTGTTGGAGGACCCTGATGAACTAGCAGTACTGGAGGAAATCCAACAAGAGTTGATCTCACAAG aacaGTTGACAATAGAAGAATATGAACGGAGTCTGCAGTTCGACCAAGAGTGCCTCCATGCCATGCTTGACAGCTTGGACGCAGGCAACAAGATTATCTGTCCAGTGTGTAAAAG GAATAACCTGACTGTGATGAGTTATTTGGTTTTATGCCAGTGTGGATTACACATCAGCACACAG GGTATGACAGAACAGAAGCTCCGGTCACTTCTAGAAGACAGTGTAACAGAACATGGTAATCAGTGTCTTCACAATCCTGAGTTCTCCATCACTAGTGGAATGGAGGGAGAAGCCAATCTTCTCATGAGCTGTCCGGTGAGTCTAAATTGCCACGGGAGGCTCAGGGAAGCATCCCCATTCACGTGTGCTTCTCCATGTAGTAGGCAAAAACAAATCAACCTATTCAACTTAAAAGGTTGTGCTGCTCCCcttcaaacccccccccccccactccccttttgGGAAGCTTCTGGGTTTGCAAAAACATGA
- the RPAIN gene encoding RPA-interacting protein isoform X2 yields MEALWQERRFLYKGAAAPPWKETYRRRCVERLKNSRAKLLDRYRQAGENVHCNARAALLVQEVMEEEWQALQSVNESLPSLRRKEALSQVLEDPDELAVLEEIQQELISQEQLTIEEYERSLQFDQECLHAMLDSLDAGNKIICPVCKRNNLTVMSYLVLCQCGLHISTQGMTEQKLRSLLEDSVTEHGNQCLHNPEFSITSGMEGEANLLMSCPVCDSWIVLI; encoded by the exons ATGGAGGCGTTGTGGCAGGAGCGTCGCTTTCTCTACAAGGGGGCCGCAGCCCCGCCCTGGAAGGAGACCTACCGCCGG CGCTGTGTGGAGAGACTTAAAAACAGTCGTGCCAAGCTGCTGGATAGATACCGCCAGGCTGGGGAGAACGTGCACTGCAATGCCAGGGCCGCTCTTCTTGTGCAGGAGGTGATGGAGGAGGAGTGGCAGGCCTTACAGTCAGTGAATGAGAGCCTGCCCTCCCTCAGGAGAAAGGAGGCGCTGTCACAG GTGTTGGAGGACCCTGATGAACTAGCAGTACTGGAGGAAATCCAACAAGAGTTGATCTCACAAG aacaGTTGACAATAGAAGAATATGAACGGAGTCTGCAGTTCGACCAAGAGTGCCTCCATGCCATGCTTGACAGCTTGGACGCAGGCAACAAGATTATCTGTCCAGTGTGTAAAAG GAATAACCTGACTGTGATGAGTTATTTGGTTTTATGCCAGTGTGGATTACACATCAGCACACAG GGTATGACAGAACAGAAGCTCCGGTCACTTCTAGAAGACAGTGTAACAGAACATGGTAATCAGTGTCTTCACAATCCTGAGTTCTCCATCACTAGTGGAATGGAGGGAGAAGCCAATCTTCTCATGAGCTGTCCG gtCTGTGACTCTTGGATAGTTCTCATATAA